CGGCGAGCACATCCGCGCCGAGATGAACGGCTGGTTCGTCGAGGAGCTCACCCGCCGCGGGCACTCGTGGGTGCTCATGAGCGGCACGCACGAGGAGCGCCTGCGCTACGCGGTGCGCCTCGTCGACGCCCTCTGGGAGCGCAACTCGACCTTCGCGTCGCCCGAGTGGGCCGACCGCACGGCGCTCGTGACGGCGGCGGCCGGGTAGCGCCGTGCGCCGGTCGAGGAGCGCAGCGTATCGAGACCCCGCCCCGCTACCAGGTTCCGCCGAGCGGATGCTCGTCGTCGGTGAACATGGTGCCGATCGGCCCGCTCGGCGTGTACGGCTCGGGTTCGACGCCATCGGGGTCGGCTGTGAGCGCGAACGCGTCGTCCTGCGGTTCGAAGCCGATGGCGCGTCCGGCCGAGAGGTCGAAGGCGTTGGGCGCGTTCGCCGAGACGCCCCAGACGATGTGGTGGCGTCCGTCGTCGAGTGCGAGGGCGGCCTCGACGAGCCGGGCGGCGTCGGCCGGCGAGAACCAGTGCGCGAGTCCACGGCCGGAGCCGGGGCGGTCGCCGGCGCCGAAGTTGCAGATGCGCGCCGAGACGATGCTCATGCCGTAGCGGTCGGCGTAGACGCTGCCGAGCGCCTCGACGGCGGCCTTGCTCACGCCGTAGAACGTGTCCGGGCGGGGGACGAGCACGCGTGTCGTCGCGGCATCCGTCGGGTCGGCGAACCCGACCGCGTGGATGCTGCTCGCCAGGAGCACCCGCGTCGCGCCGCCGAGTCGCGCCGCCTCGAGCACCTTCTGCGTGCCGTCGATGTTCACGCGCAGGATGTCGGCCCATGGCCGTTCGGAGGCCAGGGCAGCGAGGTGCACGACGGCGTCGGCGCCGTCGAGGGCCGAGCGGATGTCGCGCTCGTGCTCGATCGACGCGCGCCGCAGTGCGACGCGGTCGGCGTCGAGACCCGGGCCCCAGCGGTCGTCGTCTTCGAGGCGATCGGGCAGGTCGGTGTCGATGAGCCGCAGCATCCGCCCCGGACGGTCGAGCCGCCCGACGATCCGCCGGCCGATGCGTCCGGAGGCGCCGGTGATCGCGACGACATCGGCGCGGTCTGGCTGAGGCATAGGTCGATCTTGGAACGCGATCGGCGAAATGTCGACCTGCGACGATGGGCGAAAGCGCCCGAGGAGCGAAGCATATCGAGACCCAAGGAGCCAGCATGCCGTTCGACCTCACCCCGACCCTGACCGACCGCGCCGTCGGCGCCGTGCTCGGCTCGGCCGCCGGCGACGCCCTCGGCGCGCCCTACGAGTTCAAGCCGTCGCTGCCCGACGACGTGCCGGTCGAGTTCAGGGCCGGTGGCCCGTGGAACCTCGGCGAGTGGACCGACGACACGAGCATGGCCGTGCCGATCCTGCAGGCGATCGCGCGCGGCGACGCGCTGACGGATGCCGCGACCCTCGGCCGCATCGTCGCCGAGTGGCGCGACTGGGCGGTCGACGCGAAGGATGTCGGCATCCAGACCCGCCAGGTGCTCGGGCTGCTGCCCGCCGCGACGGCCGTGCGTGCCGGGGCCGACGCCGCCGATGCCGATGCCGACGCCGATGCCGACGCGCTCGACCTTGCTGCCCTCGAGCCCGCCGTCCGCGCCGCCGCGCGCACGCTCCACGAGCGCACCGGACGTTCGGGCGGCAACGGGTCGCTCATGCGCACGGGCCCGGTCGCGCTCGCCTCCCTCGACGACGGGCAGGAGGTCGCGCTCGCCGAGTCCGCCCGCCGCATCAGCGAGCTGACGCACTACGAGACGGATGCCGGTGACGCCTGCGTCATCTGGTCGCTCGCGATCCGGCACGCCATCCGCACCGGCGCATACGACGTGCGGACGCCCATCGACGCGCTGCCCGAGGACCGTCGGGCGCGCTGGCACGGGTTCCTCGACGTCGCCGAGCAGACGCAGCCCCGCGACATCCCCGGTTCGAACGGATGGGTCGTGGCGGCCATGCAGGCGGCGTGGTCGGCGATCCACCATGCCGACCTGGCCGGCGAGGGCCTGCAGCAGACGCTCGAGCGCGCCGTGCGCTGCGGCAACGACACGGACACCGTCGCGGCGATCGCGGGCTCGCTCGCCGGCGCGAAGTGGGGCGGTTCGGCGGTGCCGGCAGCTTGGCGCCGCGAGCTGCACGGCTGGCCCGGCTTGCGCGCCGATGACCTCGATGGGTTGGCCGAGATCGCCGTGCAGCGGGGGAGCACCGCGGCCGAAGCGTGACGGGTGAGCGCCGTGGCCGACGCGAGACGCGCGAGACGCGCGAGACGCGGGGCTTCGTGGAGAACTGCGGCGAGTCGCGTATGCCAGTTCCGCCTCATCGATGAGGCGGAACTGGCATACGTCGGAGTGGGAACGGATCGGGCAGTCCGCACTCCTCCTCAACAGGCGGATGCCTCGTACGGGCCCCACCCCGGGAGTCTTGGTCGCCGCCCGGGGCGCGCGGCGCTTCGTAGCTTCGGACTCGTCCGTTTCGCTCCCCACCGTCAGGAATCGCCATGCCGCTCGCGCCAGCCGCTCCGAACCCCACCCTCACACCCGAGCCGACGATGTCGCCGGCAATAGCATCCGAGGCTGCCTCGAGGCATCGGCGGCGAACCCGGTTGGGGGTCGCACTCGTCATCGTGATCGGTCTCGGCAGCCTGGTGGGTCGACTGCTGCTGGCGGACTGGGTAACGAGTCTGCTGCTCACCTCTGCTCATGCTGTTCCGCTGTCCCTGTCGCTGCCGCCGGCGACCGATTCGCCGACGCAGTTCACGGTCGAGCAGGTGGCGCCGACCGAGCAGTCGGAGACCGTGGAGCCCGAAGGTCTCGACGGCGTGGCAGTCGACGCGCCGACCGGTGATCTCCGCTGGGATGCCCCGCTTCCGCCGGGCACCGCGCCTCACGTCGGCATGATCTTCGGTGCCGACACCGAGTGGTCGGCCGTCGCGGACCGTACCGAGCTCGGCACCGCCGGATCCCGCAACGTGACCACCGGATGCTCGGTGTGGCTCACCGCCGGTGCGGTCGGTGGATCCGAAGCCGGCGATCATGGCGGTGACCGGGAGCGCAGCCTGCGCTGGGCGGAGCGGCTCTTCGACACCACCATCGACCCGGCCGACGTCGTCGACGCATCGCTCGCGACGGAAGCCGGCTCCGCCATCGGGCGGATGGACCTGGTCGCGGTGCCGCGCGAGTGGGCCTCCGGCAAGGGCACGATGATCATGACGCGGGTGTTCGCCGAAGCCGACCAAGGCGTGGTGGTCTACGCCGAGTGTCCGGATGCCGATTCGCTGCACGGCACGTTCGAAGACATCCTGCAGTCGGGTCTCGTCATCGCGATGCCGGAGTTCTGAAGGCCGCAGTCCGCGGCATCCGATGTGCATCGGCTTGCGCAGCTGCGGACTTCCGGGGGTGCGAACGCCGCTGGACCGACCGTTCGGCGGCCACACCTCGTTGCAAAGTTGCAAAGTTGCAAAGTTGCGCGAATCGGCGAGCGGAGACCCGAAGGGGAAGCGACGGTCGATCGACCCCGCGCTCGGTCGTCATCACTGTGAAGGCCGCAAACGGCTGAGGCCGACATCCGGCCGACTCCCACGGGAGTGACGACGAGAGATGACCCGGGCGGCGACGCCGGTGCGCGAGTACCCTGTCGCTGGATCGGGCCGAAGGAGGATCAGATGCGTTACACGCTGCTGCTGCACTATCCCGAGATGACGGCCGACGACCTCGGCCCCGAGGCGCTCGCCGAGGGTCAGGAGGCGTTCGCGGCGTACGCGGCGACCCTGCACTCGGCGGGAGTGCTGCTGGGCGCCGAGGTGCTGCAACCGTCGTCGAGCACGACGACCCTGCGCGCCGACGGCGGCACCGTCCAGGTGCAGGACGGCCCCTTCGCCGACACGAAGGACCAGCTCGGCGGCACGTTCGTGATCGACGTGCCCGACCTCGACACCGCGATCGAGTGGGCGAAGCAGGCGCCGTCGATGGACTACGGCGCGGGTGGTGTCGAGGTGCGCCCGGGTGCCGTCCACACGGTCGACGGCGTGTGGACCGCCAACGGGTGAACGCCGAGGCCGGCGACGCCGACGCCGACGACGCACGGGCGGCCGGGACACCCGATCCGGCGGCGGCCGCGGCATCCGTCGAACTGGCGGCCCGCGTGTCGTACGGCCGGCTGATCGCGCTGCTCGCGGCGTCGACCGGTGACCTCGCGCTCGCCGAGGACGCCCTCGCCGGCGCCTTCGAGCAGGCGCTCAAGACGTGGCCGGATGCTGGTGTGCCCGACAATCCCGAGGGGTGGCTGTTGACCGTGGCTCGCAATCGCCAGCGCGACGCGTGGAAGTCGGCCGAGCGCCGGCACACCGCGCCGCTCGATGACGACGCCGGCGCGCAACGCTCGAACGCCGGGCCCGCAGGGTCGGATGTTGCGCCCCGTGCGCGGCCGGATGCCGTCGCGTCGGCGGGTGCGGCATCCGTCGATCCGCTGGCCGACCTCGACCCGTTCGCGATCGGCGACAAGCGGCTCGAGCTGCTGTTCGTGTGCGCCCACCCGGCGATCGACGCCGCCGTGCGCACGCCGCTCATGCTGCAGGTCGTGCTCGGATTCGAGTCCGCGCAGATCGCCACGGCGTTCGCGGTGCCGCCCGCCGCGATGGCGCAGCGGCTCGTGCGGGCGAAGCGCCGCATCCGCGATGCGCGCATCCCGTTCGCGGTGCCCGACCGCCGCGCGATGCCCGAGCGCCTGCCCCCCGTGCTCGAGGCGGTCTACGGATGCCACGCCATCACGTGGCGCGCTCCCGCCGACGCCCCCGACTCGATGGCCGGCGAGGCGCAGTACCTCGCGGTGACCCTCGCCGCCCTGCTCGAGCACGAGACGGAGGCGTGGGGACTCGCGTCGCTCGTGACGCTGTCGCTCGCGCGGCGCGGGTCGCGGGTCGACCACGAGGCCGGCGCCGGCGCGCCCGCGGCCGCATCGCGCCCGTTCATCCCGCTCGACGAGCAGGACCCGACGGCGTGGGATGCCGCGCTGATCGCCGAGGGCGGGGAGTACCTCCGCCGCGCCTCCGCGCCGGGGCGACCGCCGGGCCGCTTCCAGCTCGAGGCCGCGATCGAGGCCGTGCACTGCGACCGCCGCCGCACGGGCGCCACCGACTGGGCGGCGCTGCGCACCCTCTACCTCGCGCTGAACGGCGTCGCCCCGAGCCTCGGCGCGAGGGTCGCGCTCGCCGCGGTGATCGGTCGTGTCGATGGCCCCGAAGCAGGACTCGCCGCGCTCCCGCCCGAGGCCGACGCATCGACGTTCCAGCCCTGGTGGGCAGCCCGCGCCGACCTCCTCGCTCGCGCAGGCCGCGCGTCCGAGGCATCCGACGCCTTCGCCCGTGCCGCCGAACTCACCGACGACGAGGCCGTGCGCGCCCACCTGCTCGCCCGGCGCGACGAGGCCACCGGACGCGCGGACTGATCCGCGCCTCGCCGCTCAACATGCGTCACATCGTCTTCGAACGCAGACGTCTGACCGCAGCCCCAAGGCGCGGCACGTCGTCGCGCGCGGTTGTCGTGATGATCGCGTGCGTCGTGTCGAAATAGCGGTGCACCAGAAGATCGCGCATACGGGCGATCATCGCCCATGGGATCTCCGGCTCGCTCGCGATCGTCTCCGTGCTGAGGTCCTTGACCGCCTCGCCGATCTCGATCAGCCGCACGCGGATCGCATCGAACACGATCGGTTCGTCGATATCCGTGCGAGTGATGTACTCGCTGATGACCCCGCACGCGACGGCGATGTCTTCGAGGCGATCCCGCTCGGTGCGACTCACAGCGGGACCGCTTCGTGCGTGATGCGTTCGACCGCGTCGGGCTTGATTCCAGTGGATGGGACGATGTCGACCGACCGCCCGAGAAGTTGCTCGGCCGCCTCCTGCATGCGCAGCAGGTTGAACACGCCCACGTCGGATGCGAGTTCGACGAGCAGATCGACGTCGCTCTCGTCGGTCTCATCGCCACGGGCGACGCTGCCGAAGATGCGGATGTCGAGGGCACCGAGGGGCGAGAGGGCCGCCCTCAGGTCGGCCGCATGCGACCGCACCTCCGCCAGCGCAGAACGCTTCGGCCGAGGGACGAGCATCGGCTCGAGCATGAATCCCGTCGCGGAGATCACTCGCTGCAGCGTGGTGAACGACGGGTCGCGAT
This genomic interval from Agromyces sp. Leaf222 contains the following:
- a CDS encoding ADP-ribosylglycohydrolase family protein; this encodes MPFDLTPTLTDRAVGAVLGSAAGDALGAPYEFKPSLPDDVPVEFRAGGPWNLGEWTDDTSMAVPILQAIARGDALTDAATLGRIVAEWRDWAVDAKDVGIQTRQVLGLLPAATAVRAGADAADADADADADALDLAALEPAVRAAARTLHERTGRSGGNGSLMRTGPVALASLDDGQEVALAESARRISELTHYETDAGDACVIWSLAIRHAIRTGAYDVRTPIDALPEDRRARWHGFLDVAEQTQPRDIPGSNGWVVAAMQAAWSAIHHADLAGEGLQQTLERAVRCGNDTDTVAAIAGSLAGAKWGGSAVPAAWRRELHGWPGLRADDLDGLAEIAVQRGSTAAEA
- a CDS encoding helix-turn-helix domain-containing protein, which translates into the protein MILAAELIQDARRRSGLTQAELARRAGLTQSVISAYENGHRDPSFTTLQRVISATGFMLEPMLVPRPKRSALAEVRSHAADLRAALSPLGALDIRIFGSVARGDETDESDVDLLVELASDVGVFNLLRMQEAAEQLLGRSVDIVPSTGIKPDAVERITHEAVPL
- a CDS encoding NAD(P)-dependent oxidoreductase translates to MPQPDRADVVAITGASGRIGRRIVGRLDRPGRMLRLIDTDLPDRLEDDDRWGPGLDADRVALRRASIEHERDIRSALDGADAVVHLAALASERPWADILRVNIDGTQKVLEAARLGGATRVLLASSIHAVGFADPTDAATTRVLVPRPDTFYGVSKAAVEALGSVYADRYGMSIVSARICNFGAGDRPGSGRGLAHWFSPADAARLVEAALALDDGRHHIVWGVSANAPNAFDLSAGRAIGFEPQDDAFALTADPDGVEPEPYTPSGPIGTMFTDDEHPLGGTW
- a CDS encoding DUF86 domain-containing protein; this translates as MSRTERDRLEDIAVACGVISEYITRTDIDEPIVFDAIRVRLIEIGEAVKDLSTETIASEPEIPWAMIARMRDLLVHRYFDTTHAIITTTARDDVPRLGAAVRRLRSKTM
- a CDS encoding RNA polymerase sigma factor, with the protein product MNAEAGDADADDARAAGTPDPAAAAASVELAARVSYGRLIALLAASTGDLALAEDALAGAFEQALKTWPDAGVPDNPEGWLLTVARNRQRDAWKSAERRHTAPLDDDAGAQRSNAGPAGSDVAPRARPDAVASAGAASVDPLADLDPFAIGDKRLELLFVCAHPAIDAAVRTPLMLQVVLGFESAQIATAFAVPPAAMAQRLVRAKRRIRDARIPFAVPDRRAMPERLPPVLEAVYGCHAITWRAPADAPDSMAGEAQYLAVTLAALLEHETEAWGLASLVTLSLARRGSRVDHEAGAGAPAAASRPFIPLDEQDPTAWDAALIAEGGEYLRRASAPGRPPGRFQLEAAIEAVHCDRRRTGATDWAALRTLYLALNGVAPSLGARVALAAVIGRVDGPEAGLAALPPEADASTFQPWWAARADLLARAGRASEASDAFARAAELTDDEAVRAHLLARRDEATGRAD
- a CDS encoding YciI family protein, which gives rise to MRYTLLLHYPEMTADDLGPEALAEGQEAFAAYAATLHSAGVLLGAEVLQPSSSTTTLRADGGTVQVQDGPFADTKDQLGGTFVIDVPDLDTAIEWAKQAPSMDYGAGGVEVRPGAVHTVDGVWTANG